The following proteins come from a genomic window of Pocillopora verrucosa isolate sample1 chromosome 6, ASM3666991v2, whole genome shotgun sequence:
- the LOC131769110 gene encoding uncharacterized protein, which produces MLSLRGAAVLIFCCVLHIRIHSATKFTKEPPSKIFAVEGSDVTFHWELSFCDFQDWNLLDQIIWGQTDGNDRIRNKYITVKKQSAVFNPILDTSIKSRTSWIGNVTRCKLMFVLRNVSKADQITYGCTVMVGGLDSRSGPINLFVHDPIPPKFTRRSNANVNADEEDDLRLHCNASGDPRPSITWSKDGTPLQNSSSSAVLQIPNLQQRDAGNYTCTAKNRAGSVSHSMVVRVVRYKPRINKTASSKPLFQSWIGKVTTLRCSADAEPLANFTWFKDGQRIVHGVNSAHKMGTLTLRPKTAGDFGSYSCRATNIKGAAWYHMRIFQIYAPSPPIIYQVTPDVLKFDITWNMTKVKNSSRTIEFMITLLDVNRHMLQTHSGIKGTFFTLKNLQQNRTYILMLQARNIAGYGQAANVTVKTLEADPPKPPKVVVVPNVLSLNVTWFSSIEDNSIKIYDYLVKVVDYVSNTLVQEYKKVKETSLVINKLMKNRTYFVAIQARNEVGYGKPSNVSATTLLAGPPDAPLVTNISVSGKQCSLQWREPYNGQSAILKYTVYVWGFVARLESYTKDRLGLWNTTNLSYTLELDWDKMYWMAVSAWNKYGESFPLLRRKFRTEKNPKAQISTKMPTVPTSSFTLLSSKKQESTVTKRKTEKLPTELPTARQAETSENRTGIFSFYAPIWFVALAFVTPIFMFVVWKITRRIIVKHCSKSSGDSDKQTEIESDVDSELGNPSYLASMVELKETSVLNEYESITDIFQKNLNLGYSMEDEKPRYSRNPVTHDYCYVSEGSSVYSHLNDIPTGRGSKSLKSSKRSFPDDKLGQDNGHLTTGLGMFDMQMYSHLTHGEPPTIGVKRGILPETSFLLPPSQKWEISRDRLRIENTVGRGEFGLVKKGYALDVTEEGGWAIVAVKTVKENSNGSQREDLLSELKVMKELFSHKHVVQLLACVTKSEPLCVITEYAPYGDLLGFLRKKRGLRDDYYDIQQLPERSLTSQLLMKFAWEIADGMAHLSAAKIIHRDLAARNVLLGENLTCKVTDFGMARNTRSKDIYERTSEGRLPLKWTALESLEHGRYTTKSDVWSFGVVLYEIFTIGGAPYPGVNVSELTRKLKSGYRMEKPNHVHNKLYDLMRSCWNKDPDKRLTFSQLNKTLNQLDREIQKCINLRAYNGKLYEDFQVFKK; this is translated from the exons ATGTTGTCTTTACGAGGAGCTGCGGTTCTTATCTTCTGCTGTGTCCTTCACATCAGAA TTCATTCTGCGACAAAGTTTACAAAGGAACCTCCATCCAAAATATTTGCAGTTGAGGGATCTGATGTCACTTTCCATTGGGAACTGAGCTTTTGCGATTTTCAAGACTGGAACCTGCTCGACCAGATTATTTGGGGACAAACAGACGGAAATGATCGTATCAGGAACAAGTATATCACAGTAAAGAAGCAGAGTGCAGTGTTCAACCCCATACTTGATACCTCCATTAAATCCAGAACTAGTTGGATTGGAAATGTTACTCGATGTAAGCTAATGTTCGTTTTAAGAAATGTGAGCAAAGCAGATCAGATCACATATGGATGCACGGTGATGGTGGGTGGGCTCGATTCAAGGAGTGGTCCAATAAATCTATTCGTTCATG ATCCTATCCCACCAAAATTTACCCGTCGATCGAATGCGAACGTAAATGCCGATGAGGAAGATGACCTACGATTGCACTGCAACGCAAGTGGTGACCCCAGACCCAGTATCACTTGGAGTAAGGATGGAACTCCTCTTCAGAACAGCAGTTCATCTGCTGTGCTTCAAATTCCAAATTTACAACAAAGAGATGCTGGTAATTATACCTGCACCGCGAAAAACCGAGCTGGGTCTGTGTCTCACAGCATGGTAGTTAGAGTTGTGCGAT ATAAGCCTCGCATCAACAAAACAGCTTCTTCAAAGCCATTATTCCAATCATGGATTGGGAAGGTGACCACCCTGAGGTGCTCTGCAGATGCTGAGCCTCTGGCAAACTTTACTTGGTTCAAAGATGGCCAACGGATTGTGCATGGTGTGAACTCTGCGCATAAAATGGGCACGCTAACGCTGAGACCTAAGACTGCGGGCGATTTTGGTTCGTATTCCTGTAGAGCGACAAACATCAAAGGAGCTGCCTGGTATCATATgagaatatttcaaattt atgcACCCAGTCCGCCTATCATATACCAAGTGACACCGGACGTGCTTAAATTCGACATCACATGGAATATGACAAAAGTCAAAAATAGCAGCCGCACAATAGAGTTTATGATTACCCTGCTTGATGTAAACAGACATATGCTTCAGACACATAGTGGAATTAAGGGAACATTCTTCACTCTtaaaaatttgcaacaaaacaGAACATACATATTGATGTTACAAGCAAGAAATATTGCCGGTTATGGACAAGCCGCGAATGTCACTGTTAAAACACTTGAAGCAG ATCCACCCAAGCCCCCCAAAGTCGTGGTGGTGCCAAATGTACTGTCGTTAAACGTAACCTGGTTTTCATCCATTGAAGACAACAGCATCAAGATTTATGATTACCTCGTAAAAGTTGTAGACTATGTTTCAAATACACTGGTACAGGAATACAAGAAAGTAAAGGAAACATCGTTGGTGATAAACAAATTGATGAAAAACAGGACTTATTTTGTGGCAATACAAGCGCGAAACGAGGTCGGTTATGGAAAGCCATCCAATGTTAGTGCCACGACTCTACTAGCAG GGCCACCGGATGCACCATTAGTAACAAACATCAGTGTTAGTGGAAAACAATGCTCACTGCAATGGAGGGAGCCTTATAATGGACAAAGCGCCATTTTAAAGTACACTGTTTATGTTTGGGGGTTTGTGGCAAGACTTGAATCATACACTAAGGATAGGTTAGGCTTGTGGAATACCACCAACCTGAGTTACACCCTAGAACTTGACTGGGACAAAATGTACTGGATGGCTGTGTCGGCATGGAACAAATATGGCGAAAGTTTCCCCCTGTTGCGAAGGAAATTTAGAACCGAAAAAAATCCTAAAG CGCAAATTTCAACAAAGATGCCCACGGTACCCACTTCAAGTTTTACCCTCCTATCAAGTAAAAAACAAG AATCGACCGTCACGAAAAGGAAAACCGAAAAACTTCCAACAGAACTGCCTACTGCCAGACAAG CTGAGACCAGTGAAAACAGAACAGGCATATTTTCCTTTTACGCACCAATATGGTTCGTCGCGCTGGCATTTGTAACACCTATTTTCATGTTCGTGGTTTGGAAAATCACCAGAAGAA TTATCGTCAAGCATTGTTCCAAAAGCAGTGGTGATAGCGATAAGCAAACAGAAATTGAAAG CGATGTTGACAGTGAACTGGGTAATCCTTCTTATCTTGCGAGTATGGTGGAGCTAAAAGAAACATCG GTTTTGAATGAATATGAATCCATAACGGACATCTTTCAGAAGAACTTGAACCTTGGATACTCGATGGAGGATGAGAAACCCAGATACAGCAGGAACCCTGTGACACATGATTACTGCTATGTTTCAGAGGGGTCTTCGGTGTATAGCCATCTTAATGACATACCCACCGGCCGAGGCTCAAAAAGCCTCAAAAGCTCGAAACGCTCGTTTCCAGATGACAAGCTGGGACAAGACAATGGACACTTGACAACTGGACTAGGGATGTTTGACATGCAAATGTACTCGCATCTTACTCACGGCGAACCGCCTACAATTGGAGTTAAAAGAGGTATCTTGCCAGAAACAAGTTTCCTTCTTCCTCCATCGCAGAAATGGGAAATTTCCAGGGACAGACTTAGAATTGAAAACACCGTCGGCCGAGGGGAGTTTGGGCTTGTCAAAAAGGGTTACGCACTGGATGTCACAGAGGAAGGAGGTTGGGCGATAGTCGCAGTTAAGACAGTAAAAG aaaattcaaatggatCACAACGCGAAGATTTGCTATCAGAACTAAAGGTGATGAAGGAACTATTCTCACATAAACACGTGGTTCAACTTCTGGCTTGCGTCACAAAATCTG AGCCATTATGTGTCATCACTGAATATGCCCCTTACGGTGATCTACTGGGCTTCTTGAGAAAGAAACGAGGTTTAAGGGATGATTACTACGACATACAACAACTCCCCGAAAGAAGCCTTACATCACAGCTGTTGATGAAATTTGCCTGGGAGATTGCCGATGGAATGGCACATCTCAGCGCGGCAAAG ATTATCCATCGTGACCTGGCAGCGAGGAACGTCCTTTTGGGGGAAAATTTGACGTGTAAAGTCACAGATTTTGGGATGGCGCGAAACACGCGCAGCAAAGATATTTACGAAAGGACGTCGGAG GGTCGCCTTCCTTTAAAATGGACAGCACTTGAATCCTTGGAGCACGGACGTTACACTACGAAAAGCGATGT ATGGAGCTTTGGAGTGGTCCTGTATGAAATATTCACTATTG GTGGTGCTCCTTATCCTGGTGTGAATGTTTCCGAGCTGacaagaaagttaaaaagtggCTACAGAATGGAGAAACCAAATCATGTACACAATAAATT gtacGACCTCATGCGATCCTGTTGGAATAAAGATCCGGATAAGCGACTCACGTTTTCGCAACTTAACAAGACTTTGAACCAATTGGACAGGGAGATTCAg aagtGCATCAATCTGAGAGCGTATAATGGCAAACTTTATGAGGACTtccaagtttttaaaaaatag